The sequence TCGTCCCAGACCGCTTCGGCGTTAGGGTAGTCGAAGGCGCGCACGAAGCCCATGGCCCGCCCGATCATCGTAAAGATCTCCCAGTCGGGTTTGCAGTCGATGCTGCGGCGCGTCAGCCGCTCCTGGCGGGTGATGCTGCGGTCCATGTTGGTCTGCGTCCCCTCTTTTTCGCCCCAGGGGGCCGCCGGCAGGCGCAGGTGGGCGAAGGGTTTCGTTTCGCTGTCGTCGTAGGCGTTGATCTCGACGATAAAGGGCACCTTTTTGAGGGCCGCCTCGACCCGTTTGCGGTTGGGAAGGTGGTAGACGGGGTCGGTGTGGCAGATGATAAGGACGTCCAGTTCGCGCCGTTCGGCCGCTTCAATCATCTCGAAGGCCGTCAGTCCCGGCGCGGGGGCGATGTTCTGCGTGCCCCAGAATTCGCTCACCTTGGCGATGGACTCCTCGTTAAAGTCCAGGTGCACGGCGAGGGTCGTCGCCAGCCCCCCGACCTCGCGGCCCCCCATTGCGTTGGGCTGGCCGGTCAGGGAGAAGGGGCCGTTGCCGGGGCGGTTGATCTTGCCGGTAAGCAGGTGGAGGTTGATGAGCGCGAGGTTCTTGTCGACCCCCTGCGCGCTCTGGTTCAGCCCCATCGTCCAGGCGGAGATGACGTTTTCGCTTTCGTAAAAGAGTTCCATAAAGGCTTCGAACGCCTCTTCTTCCAGCCCGCACCGCTTGAGCAGCTTCTTGGTCGGGACCTTCTTGATCTTTTTGAGGTAGGCGTCAAAGCCGTTGACATGCGCGTCGAGGAAGGCGTTGTCGGTCTTGCCGTCGTCGACGATGCGGCGCGCGACGAGGCTGAGGAAGTCGATGTCGGTGCCGACGCGGATGGGGAGGTGGAGATCCGCCTGCTCGGCGGTTTCCGTACGGCGCGGGTCGATGACGACGGTTTTGAGCCCCTCTTTTTTCGCTTTCTTGATCTTGTTGTTAAAGACGACGTGCGCCTCTGCGGGGTTCGCCCCGATCATGATGAGCAGGTCGCAGTGCTCGATCTCCTCCATCCGCACGGGGACGTAGTCGGCGCCGAAGACTTTCTTGTGGGCGACGACGGCGCTGGCCATGCAGGTGCGCGAGTTGGTGTCGACGTTGTTCGTCCCCAGGAACCCCTTGCCGAGCTTGTTGGCGACGTAGTAGTCCTCGGTGAGCATCTGGCCCGAGAGGTAGAAGCCGATCCGCTCGGGGGAGGTGGAGCGGATGTTGTGGACGATCGTCTCGATGGCCATCTCCCAGGAGATATCCGTAAAGTCTTCGTAGGCTTTGCGAAGCTTGGGGCGCAGCAGCCGAGTCGGTGT is a genomic window of Sulfurimonas sp. HSL1-2 containing:
- a CDS encoding molybdopterin oxidoreductase family protein, with the translated sequence MKIKSVCGYCGVGCGIEYDTRRLVGDIDYPVNEGLVCSKGASELHTIETPTRLLRPKLRKAYEDFTDISWEMAIETIVHNIRSTSPERIGFYLSGQMLTEDYYVANKLGKGFLGTNNVDTNSRTCMASAVVAHKKVFGADYVPVRMEEIEHCDLLIMIGANPAEAHVVFNNKIKKAKKEGLKTVVIDPRRTETAEQADLHLPIRVGTDIDFLSLVARRIVDDGKTDNAFLDAHVNGFDAYLKKIKKVPTKKLLKRCGLEEEAFEAFMELFYESENVISAWTMGLNQSAQGVDKNLALINLHLLTGKINRPGNGPFSLTGQPNAMGGREVGGLATTLAVHLDFNEESIAKVSEFWGTQNIAPAPGLTAFEMIEAAERRELDVLIICHTDPVYHLPNRKRVEAALKKVPFIVEINAYDDSETKPFAHLRLPAAPWGEKEGTQTNMDRSITRQERLTRRSIDCKPDWEIFTMIGRAMGFVRAFDYPNAEAVWDEYRRMTALSPKGHMDISGVDAASLKNGGYVWGEGLFDNNEFLTPDGKANLIYVQNERRSENTSLEFPYLLTTGRTRDQWHSGTKTAFVDRLLKHKPLSYIEINSEDAQSAGIADGDKVKVTTARGSLVFEAKVTENIREKTLFVPVTDRRINYLTNDLLDPESKEPDYNHNAAKLEKWAG